A window of Desulfuromonas soudanensis genomic DNA:
GAGGGCAAAATGGGTCGCCGGAGCAAACCCGGCCTCTCCCCCTGAAGACAAATTAGCACAAACAAAGGACATGACAACTGCACCGCCGGGTCGTTCCCCCGGCGACGCTCGGATTAAAATTGACTGCCGAAGGCCCGGAGAGTATGTTGAAGGAGGTCATTTATTCAATAAAATTAACATGTTGTAATGCTTACCCCAACCCCGCTTTTCCGCGCCGGGAGAAACGAAGAGACCTTGATCGCCCATCGGACCTCCCTTGCCTTCCTCGTCCTTGCGCTCCTCCTGGCGACCCCGTCTTTTTCCGCCTCCACACCCGGCAACACCAGCAACTCCTCCTTCAACAAGGCCAAAAAAACCCTTCTGAGGGACGTCTACGCCGATCATCTCCGGACCTTCTATTGCGACTCCGGCTTCGACAGCAAGGGCAGGGTGACTCACAGCAGCGGCTATCGAGCGAAGAAAGAAGGGAAGCGGGCCCGGCGCCTGGAATGGGAGCACATCGTCCCCGCCCAGGCCTTCGGCCAGTCCTTTACCGAATGGCGCCAGGGGGACCCGGCCTGTGTCGACCGCAAAGGGAAGAGCTTCAAGGGGCGCAACTGCGCCGAAAAGATGAATCTGACCTACCGTTACATGCAGGCCGACATGCACAACCTTGTCCCGGCCATCGGGGAGGTCAACGGCCTTCGCTCCAACTATTCCTTCGCCATGATCCCCGGCGAGAAGCGCAGGTTCGGTTCCTGCGACATGGAAATCGAAAGCAAAAAGGCCGAGCCGCCGCCGGAGGTCCGGGGGGACATCGCCCGCACCTACTTCTACATGGAGGCGGCCTATCCCGGCCGCGGCATAATCGGCAACAAATGCAGGAAGATGTTCGAAGCCTGGAACAAGGGCGACCCCGTCGACGCCTGGGAGTGCGAGCGCAGCCAAAAAGTGGCGGTACTGCAGGGGAACGGGAACCCCTTCGTGGGGGGCGCTTGTCAGGAGGCGGGATTGTGAGATGGGCCTTCCGGAGGCGAGCCTGACCCTCCTCAGCCGGAGCGTCGACGGCGCCAGATCCAGGCATAAATCGCCAGGTTGACGACCAGAACGGCGAGGCCGAGGCCGATCTGCACGCTGCGCGTCATCTCCAGGGGATAGATGATCGGAATCAGGTAGTGTTCGATGAACCCCCCTTGGTACCCCTGCTGCGCCGCCCCTTCCCGCAGGCGCACCTCGAGGGGCGTCAGGGGGCAGACCCCGCCGAGCAGCTCGATCCCCACCCCCCAGATCACCGCCGGCAGATGGAGCCAGATCAGGTATCGCCGCCACCACACCAGCAGGCCGCCGAAGACCACCAGCAGGATAAAGAGGAGGTGAATGACGACGATGAGGTCGGCGAGGAACCGGAAGAACATCGATCCTCCTTGGAAACTTGCCGGTCGTCTTGGCTCCGGCGCCGGGACGCTGGGGTCAAATGCAGAGCCTTCCCCCTTGTCATCGGACCGGACCCCCGTTAAGCTTTGCAGGAACCTGTCGGACAATTCGAGTCGAAGCTCAGGGAGGCGACATGAAAGACCCCGTCTGCGGCATGACGGTCTCGGCGGAGGAGTCGGCCGGGACCGTCGAACACCAGGGAAAGAACTTCTATTTCTGTTCGGAACGCTGTCGGGACAGGTTCACGGCCGATCCCGACCGCTATCTCGAAGGGACAGATGAGAAATCGGCCCGCCCCGGGGAGAGCTCGCGCGAGTACACCTGCCCGATGCATCCCGAGATTGTGCAGATCGGCCCGGGAGATTGTCCCAAGTGCGGCATGGATCTGGAGCCGAAGGAGGCCAGCCTCGAGGAGGAGGGCGAGAGCTCCGAACTCAAGGACATGTCCCGGCGCTTCCTGGTCTCCCTCGTCCTCACCCTGCCGGTCTTTGCCCTGGCCATGTCGGAGATGATTCCGGGGCTTAAGGTGCAGGAGCTCCTTTCGACGAAGGTCCAGAGCTGGATTCAGTGTCTGCTGGCGACTCCGGTGGTTCTCTGGGGGGGGGCGATCTTTTTCCGGCGCGGCTGGAAATCCCTGGTCCAGCGCCATCTCAACATGTTCACCCTCATCTCCATCGGGACCGGCGTCGCCTATGTCTACAGCCTGGCGGCGCTCTTGTTCCCCGGCGCCTTCCCCCCGTCCTTTCGCGGCCCGGAAGGAGACGTGGCGGTCTATTTCGAGGCGGCGGCGGTCATCATCACCCTGGTTCTTCTCGGCCAGGTGCTGGAACTGCGGGCCCGCCGGGCGACCAGCGGCGCCATCCGGGCGCTCCTCGGCCTGGCGCCGAAAACAGCCCGCCGCGTTGGCGAGGACGGCAGCGAGGAGGACATCCCCCTCGATGAAGTGGAAAAGGGGAACCGCCTGCGGGTGCGCCCCGGCGAAAAGGTCCCCGTCGACGGCGTTCTCATGGAGGGATCGAGTTCGATCGACGAATCGATGATCAGCGGCGAACCTCTGCCGGTAAAAAAAGGGAAGGGCGACGCCGTCACCGGCGGCACCCTGAACAAGAGCGGGACCTTCATCATGACCGCCGAGCGGGTCGGTCGCGAGACGATGCTGGCGCAGATCGTCCGGATGGTGAGCGCGGCCCAGCGGAGCCGGGCACCGATCCAGGGACTGGCCGACAAGGTGGCCGGCTGGTTCGTGCCGGCGGTCGTCGGGGTGAGCATCCTCACCTTCATTCTCTGGTCCCTCTTCGGACCCGAACCCCGACTCGCCCACGCCCTGGTCAACGCCGTGGCGGTGCTGATCATCGCCTGCCCCTGCGCCTTGGGGCTGGCCACCCCCATGTCGATCATGGTCGGCACCGGCCGGGGAGCGACGTCCGGGGTGCTGATCAAGAACGCCGAAGCGCTCGAGACCATGGAAAAAATCGACACCCTGGTAGTCGACAAGACCGGGACCCTCACCGAAGGCAAACCGAAGCTCACCGCCGTCCGGGTGCAGGGGGATTTTTCCGGGGACGACCTCCTGCGGCTCGCCGCAAGTCTCGAACAGGGGAGCGAACACCCCCTGGCCGAGTCCATCGTCGATGCGGCCAAGGAAAAGGGGGTGCAACTCACCTCCCCCGACGAGTTCGCATCGGTGACCGGCAAGGGGGTGACGGGAAAGATCGACGGCCGCAAGGTGGCCGTCGGCAACCTCAAACTCCTTCATGAGCTCTCCATCGACCCCGGCGATCTCCCCGATCAGGCGGAGACCTTGCGGCGGAAGGGGGCCACGGCGATGTTCGTGGCCATCGACGGAGCGCCGGCCGGACTCCTCGCCGTCGCCGATCCCATCAAGGACTCGACCTTCGGAGCGATCAAAGAGCTGCAGAAGATGGGGCTGCGGGTCGTCATGCTCACCGGCGACAGCGAAACCACCGCCCGCGCCGTCGCCAGGGAGTTGGGAATCGACGACCTCGAGGCCGAAGTCTCCCCCGACCGGAAGATCGAGGTGGTCAAAGCGCTGCAGGAGGAGGGGCGAATCGTCGCCATGGCCGGCGACGGCATCAACGACGCCCCGGCGCTGGCCCAGGCCCATGTCGGCATTGCCATGGGTTCGGGGACCGAGGTCGCCATGGAGAGCGCCGGCATCACCCTGGTCAAGGGGGACCTCAACGGCATCGTCAAGGCGGTCAAGCTCAGCCGCGCCACCCTGGGCAACATCCGTCAGAATCTCTTCTTCGCCTTCGTCTACAATGCCCTCGGCATCCCCGTCGCCGCCGGTCTCCTCTACCCCTTCTTCGGACTCCTGCTCAGCCCGATGATCGCCGCCGCCGCCATGAGTCTGAGCTCGGTCTCGGTGGTCGCCAACGCCCTGCGGTTGCGGCACAGGGAATTGTAATGAAGAGGGCCGGCCCCTTCCCGTCCGCCGACTCTCTCCCCGGGTCACTCCTGTTTCGCCTCGTGCCGATGGTGCAGAGTCAAAGGAATTCCTTCCCGGTACCGGAACCGGGTTCCGCGCTCCTGCTCCATCCTGATGCTGGCCCAGCAGGAACGGCAGCAGTAGCCTTTGCCGGTGCTCTGACCGAGTTCCAAAAAACGCACCAAACCGGCGGCCGTCCGACCCCGGCAGACGCCGCAGACGGCCCGGAGTCCGAAAATCGGGTGAAAGATTCCGACGATCCCCCTGTCCTTGAGGATCTGATTCCGACGCGCCCGTTGTAAAAATTCCTCAAGAGTCATGAGACCCCCCATATAAACAACGCCACCGGGTCCAAGTTTGCCGGAACGTTTCGTTCTGTCAAGACGGGGTGACGAAATCCCCCGAGCCCTCCTCCCCCTTTTTACCGCACTCCGGTTACGAACAGGTCCCGGGACAGATCGAGCGGCAAGGTTCCGTTTGAAATTTCCGGCAAAACTCCCTATGCTGTCGCTCTAAATCATTCCTGCGGAAAACGGATTTTTGCCCCCGGAAAAACGGAGAAAGCCGGCACCCATGTTCAAAGGACCTCTTTTCCGCGGCACCGCCCTTGCCCTGTGCCTCCTTTTTCTCCTGGCCGCCTGCCGGCAGGACCCGAAGCTTTCGCCCCTGCCGGAGGACGCCGTGGTCCTTGCCTTCGGCGACAGCCTGACCTTCGGCACCGGGGCAAAAAGGGACGAGAGCTACCCGGCGGTCCTCTCGAGGCTCATCGGCCGCCGGGTGGTCAACGCCGGAGTGCCGGGGGAGGTGACGGCCGAAGGGCTCGCCCGTCTCCCCCGGGTGCTGGAGGAGAGCCGGCCGGCGCTCTTGATCCTTTGCCTCGGCGGCAACGACTTTCTCCGCCGTCTCGACGAAAAAAGGGCTCGGGACCACCTGCGCGCCATGGTCCGCCTGGCCCGGAGTCAAGGGGTCGAGGTCGTGCTGATCGCGGTGCCGAAGCTCGGATTCGGCCTGCAGATCCCCGATTTTTTCCGCCAGATGGCCGAGAAGGAGGAGGTCCTCCTCGACGAGAAGACCCTCGAAAAGGTTTTTTCCGACGCCGCCCTCAAATCCGACCCGATCCACCCCAACGCCGCCGGCTACCGGCAGATCGCCGAATCCCTGGCGAAGCTGTTGCGACGAAGCGGCGCGATCTAGCTGATCAAGGCAGCTCGGGTTGCTTGATCCGAGATCAATTTATCGGCCGCGTTTTTGTTCTTCCCCGTTAGTTTCACTTGCACCTTTCCTCCCAAATGCAACTCTGAGCTTTGAGTTTCTCCATCAAGGGGTGCCCCGCGGTTTACTCCCTTCAATGGTAGCCCCCCTGACTTCCCCTGCAGCGTATCCTGACAACACACTTCGTGCCTCAGAATTTCACGCGTCTTGCCTTTTTTGAAACTGCCGTCGAAAGTTGTTAAAAATACGGGTACTATGGTGATTAGAGCCAACCTTCCGGGAATCAGTCGGGGGGGGGTTCCCTCTACGCGCCAGACGGGAGAAGGAAATTGAGAGGGGTTTTGATCATGGAAGAGATGTAACAACGCAACTCAACATTTCGTGCTGGCTCCACTTTACTCCTTGGGAAGATGCGATTTCGCGTCCTGGTCAGCGCAGGCGCGTGTAGTCGACCTTGGCATTATGCCTTTTATCGAGGGGGATCGCGCGCAACATGCGTACCTCATCGAGATCGGCCCACTTCAGGGCGGTGTGTAGCGCCTCCATATCGACTGAAGCTCGCCGCCGTCGCTGCACAAAGAGTATCCTTCGCCGGTTACGAGCCACCAGTGCCGCTCGCTCGACCCCCTGAATATTCCTGGCCGCGCACTCGACGGCAAAAGGGTGCAATTCTCCCCGCTCGTCCCTGATGACTGCCGATGCCCGGCCGAGGAGCCACAATCGTCCCCTGGCATCGAAATAGCCCCAATCCCCTGTGCGATGCCAGACCCTACCCTCGACGGAAAACTTGGTTTCCCCGTCGCCGACACCGTTCAGATAACCCTGCAGAACATGCCCGCCACTGACCACGATCTCGCCGGAAGCTCCCGATGGCAGGGATCGGGCAACAAACTCATCTCTCCCCATGGCCTCGAGGGGTACACCCCAGGTCGCCGCGATGACCACGGCCCGGATCTCGACCACCGGTTTTCCGGTCAACAGACCGGCTCCGGAGGCCATGGCCGACATCTCCTCATTTGAGAGTTCGTTGCGAGCAATGTGGGCAATCGGTTCCGCCTCGGTAGAACCGTAGACGGCGACGATTTCGGCACCGGGAAAGGTGGCAGCAAACCGCTCAAGATGGTCGGGGAAGACCGGTGCGCCACCGGTGAAGACGTGACGGAAACCGGGAATTGTCGGCCGGGCAGCCAGGACTCCGGCACAAAGACGGTCCACAAAGGCGGGTGAGGCGGCGAGGCTGGTTGGGCAAAAGCGGTCGATCTGCCTCAGAACCCGGGCGGGCCGGATCTCACCGGGACGGCGCAGATCAGCATCCGGAATCAGGGAAGTGACCCCCGAAGCGAGGTTGGCAAGGACAAAGATCGGCAGGGTGGTCAGATCGGTAGCGCCGGGGGTGAGATGGATGGCGCGCTCCAGGACCCGGTGCTGCTCAAGAAGAAAACCGTGGCTGCGGACCGCCGCCTTGGGTTGCCCGGTACTGCCGCTGGTGAAGGTGATCAGGGCCGGGGTTTCAGGCGCACAAATAGTGATCGCCGTCCGGGGCGACATGCGATTCGAATGGTTCCAGGGAGTGGTGGCGGGGATGAACCCACCCATGGAAAAGTGGTGCGGGATGCATCGCAGGGCCGGGATGACTAGGCGCAACAGATGGGCTCGGGGGGAAGCGATCAGAGCCGCCGGGGCGCGAATGGCACAACAGCGCTCGATATGTTCCCGCCCCGCGGAAGGGTCGATGAACATGGCGGTCATCCCGAGCCGAAAGAGGGCCATCAGGGCGATGTAGAGCTCTGCCGACATCGGCAGAAAGACCAGCACGGTCTCCCCGGGGGTCAAACCGCGAGCCATTAGGAGTGACGCACCGCGGGCCGCCGCCCCCTCAAGACCGGCAAAGGTGGTGGTTCGGTCGCTACCGCACCGCACATCGATGATGGCCGGGGCCTCGCCTCGTTCCCGTGCCTGTTTTTGTAAAATTTCGGCGATATTCATGGGATCTCCCGGCTGAAGAGGGCATAGCGGCGCATCGGCTGGGCGTACTGGGCGCTCATGTTACGGGCACTGTTGCTGTCGTAGACCAGGGCGTGGATGGCTCGGCGATAGCCGAGTTCGCTGATGTTGCCGAGGGTCTGCACCATCAGCAGGTTGCCGAGCCCGCCGTAGGTTTTACCGGGGAGAACGGCGATCGATTTCATGACCACCGTATCGATGGCCATCCCGCGCTGCGCCTGCAACATGTCAGGCAGGGCGAAGAGGAAGCCCACGGTGCGGTCCTCATGTTCGGCAATAAGGGTTAATTCGGGGCGGATAAACGGCTGCACCCTGAGATAGGACGTTTTGAATTCATCCCGCCCGATCGGCGTATAGAGGAAGTTGTGCTGAAAGCCGATCAGGGAGAGTTCGAAGATGGCGTCGAGTTCCTGATCGAACCGGGCCGGATCGAGGTGTCGGATGGTCACTCCCTGCCGCCTCATCCGCTCGGCCACCGCCGCCATGCGCGGATCGGCGTAGTTCAGATCGGTGTTGAGCGAAGAGCTGTAGGAGGCGAACTCCCGGAAACCGGCCGACATGAAGTGGTGGGGCCAGTCGTCGGGGTTGTCCGGTTCGAGAAAAAAAGCCGGTTCCCCCCCGCGCTCGACGATGAATCGGTAGCGCCGCCAGGTGGTTCCGTCGAGGGGCCCGACGGCCAGAGTGCATCCCTCGGCGGCCAGTTCGGTCACGGCGTGGCAAAGGAGTTTGGCCGCCGCGGCCGCGTCCCGCGCGGCATAGTGGCCGATGATTCCGAGCCGCCTCCCCGGGTGGTCGGGAACGCTCTTCCACCAGAGGGAGCAGCGGGCCGCCAGTCGGTTGTTCCCGTCGGCCAGAATCCAGTGGGCATCGGCACCATGATGGTTCAACTCGTCGGCACTGACGAGTGAAACCGACTCCCCGGCACCGAAAGCCGCCAGCTCTTCCGGCGTTGTGATCCTGACGAGGTGCTTCATGAGGGTCTCCTTGGGCAAAAAGGGAGCATAGCAAGGGACGAGGCTAAAGCCGTACGACGAGGAGCGACAACCCCCATCCCGCCAGGGAGGTGCCAAGGGCGATGCTGGCACGCTGGAACCAGCGCCCGAATCCCGTTTCAACTTCGCCGCAACCCCGGGTCAGGCACAGATGGACGGTGGCGGCGGCCAGCAGCAGCGGGAAGGCGACCGTGGCCGAAAAGAGTCCGGCAAAAAGCTCGTCCACTACAGGGCCGTTTCCCACGGCGGCAATCGCCTGGAAAAAGAAGGTCGGAAAGAAAATGAGCCAGCTCCGGACCACCGCCTGCCACAGACGCCGGCCAATCGGCTGTCCGGGCCTGGCATAGGCGAGCTGGCTGCAGCCGACGACAACGGAATGCACCCCATAGACGAGGATAAAAGGGAAGAGATAACTGCTCTCCCCCGTTTCTACCCGGGCCAGCAGCCAGAGAAGGCCCGGCGCGGCGACGGAGGCCACGGCGCGGACCGTATGCACAGGGAGGCTGTTCTCCTCGCTGCGGGGCCAGAGGTGGGTATAGGTTAAGAAAAGGATGAGCGACACGGCAAGCCATGACCAGCCCCCCAGAGCCCAGTTCATGTACCCGGTCAGGGCGGCCGCCAGCAGACCGCTCTCCTTGAGGGTGGTGCGCCGCCGCCAGAGAAGGACCAGGAGTGCCAGCAGGCAGATGGCCCCAAGACGCACCAGCAGCTCATCCGGACCCATAGTCAGGTAACGCCGTAGGAGGGCGTAGCACCCCAGGGGGATAAAGAGGTTGTCGAGTCCGCCGACGGAGATGGCCTCGAACATCATGACCAGAAGGCCGAGGACCAGGGCGACCAGCAGCGACTCGGCGCGGCCGGTGTCGCTTAAAAGGAGAAGCGGCACATGGGCACTGAGAAAGGCCAGGGTAAAAAAGGCGAAAGATCCTTCGGCACTCTTGGTTCCCTCCGAAGTGGCAAAACGGAGCTGCCCGTAGCGCACCCCCACCAGTGCTGCGACGGCATCGGCCAGAGTCAGGGTCAGCAAGGGGATGGTATAGAGGAGGGGATTGCCAGCCGCGAGCAAAAAGAGGAGGGCCACCGCCAGGGGGAAGTAGATCTCTCCCAGCGATTGGCGCTCCACTCCGTGCAGAACCCCGCCGAAGCTCTGCCGCAGGGGGGCAAAGACTCGGGTTGCCGCCAGGGCAGCCACGGCCAGGAGGGCGAGGAGGAGAACCGGCCATGCGGCATCAAAGAGCCAGGGGAAAGAGAGCGTCACCAATCCCATGAGGATATGGACCATTTTGCGGCTGGTCTCGGGATGCAGGCCAAGGCGGGGGATGAGGCATTTCAGTGCGGCCAGGACCACGCCGAGCCCGGTTACCACCAGCAGGATACCAAGCCAGGGGGAGGGCATCAGAGGATCTCCTCGATGACGAAGGCGCTGTAGAAAAAGGCCTTGTCCTGGCTAAAGAGTTTCTCGGCCTCGGGTTTCAGGGGGTGCAGCCGGTCCGCCATCGCCTGCGGCCGGCTGCGCGGTGCCAGCATGTTCCAGTAGGCGAGGCGGCCGCCGGCCCGGCCGGCCCGGTGCAGCTTCTCCAGCAGGTGATGGTAATTTTCCTCGGACATATATTCAAAGATATCGCTGAGATTGTAGCGGTCGATGGCCTGATCCCCTTCCTCGTCGAGAAACGCTTCCAGCGGCTGGCAGCGCCACTCCAGCCGGTGAAGGTTGGCGCGGATAACCTCGAAGTTCTCCGGTCGCAGGGCGTAGGGGAGCGCCGTGGCATGGTAGCCGGTGAGGATCCACTGTAGATAGGGGTTATCCGCCGGATCGAGAGCGGTGAGGGCATGGCGGGTGCGGGTGAGGATGCGCTGCGCCACGTTCCCTTCCACGTAGCGAAAGAAGCTGGGATCGCGTCCCATCCGACCCATGACAAGGCGGGAGAAGAAGACCTGAAACAGAAGCCGCCAGCGCCAGGTATCCCATTTTTTGCGGTAGAATTTTTCCCGGATGGATGCCTCGCCACCGGCCAGCAGAGCCGAGACGGTGGCCCGGGAATGAACCAGCGGCAGAAGCCGCTGGCGGAAGAGGGCAAAGTAACGCTCGAACTTGCCGGCACCGCCGATCCCCGATGCAATGGCCGCCGGCTGGGCATCCCAGAAGTCCCGACAGGCACTGGAGAGGAGGGGACGGCACCTCCGGTAGAGTTCATTGCGGCGCCTGCTCGGGCGGGAACCGACGAGTTCCAGCAGCTCAAGGTGGGAAAGCTGCCGGTAGGCGGCCACCCGCAGTTCCAGACAGGCCAGTTGGGCAGGATTGAGGTCGAGGGCGATAACCCGTCCGGCACCGGCTGCCAGCATCGCCAGGGCATTGTCTCCGGCGGAGGCGATGGCGAGGCAGGTGTCGCCGGGACGGATGTCCAGCCCCGCCAGCAGGATGTCGGCATCCTCCCAGCACTGGGCATAGCGGATCAGGGAAAAATCAGCATGTCGGGCGGCTTCACTCTGCATCGGCCGGCACCTCCGTTTGATCGAGTTTGCGGACCTGGCCACTTGCACCATCCAGCTCCACCCAGTCACCGTCCTTGAGCCAGGCGGTGATCCCGGCGAGAGAGACCACGGCCGGGATCCCCATCTCGCGGGCGACAATGGCCGAATGGGAGAGGAGACTCCCCCGTTCCACCAGCAGTCCGCAACAGGCAGGAAAGAGCATGATCCAGCCGGGGTCGGTCCTCTCGGCGACGAGGATCTCCCCCTCGCGTATGACCGCGCCGCGCGGGTCGGTGATCACCCGCGCCCGTCCCCTCACCAGACCGGGACAGCAGCCTAGCCCCTGCAAACTCTCCCCTTGCGGAACGGCCGGCGTGGGGTTGGTGGAGCGGCAGGTCTGGGCATGGTTGACCATGCCGCGGGTATCGAAGCGGTCGGATGGCGGCTCCGCGCTCTGCCAGCGAAGGAACTCGGCCTGGCGCAGGGCAGCCAGACCACGCAGGTCGGTGCCCGAGGCGGTCCCCTCGACAAACCCGAAAATCTCTTCTTTCTCCAGGGCGAAGATATCCCGAGCCTCGGCAAGAATACCGTCGGCGGCGAAGCGTTTTCCTAGCTCGACAAAGATCCGCCGCACCCGACCGAAAAGGCGGGTGCGCTCGAAGCGCAGATTTTCCCGGTCACGCACCCGCGCCCGGGCCTGTTTGAGAATCCAGGTCAGGAGGATGCGCCTGAGCGGATGACCGGCAAGGGCCACCCGCACCTTTAATTGCGCCACTTGCCGCAACGCGGTTTCGTCGAAGGGCGCCAGGGCGCGACCGCTGCGGATACGACGGGCAAACTCGCCGACGGAGCACAGGAGCGGTGAGGGATCGTCCAGGAGGGTGGCGCTCTCCAGCTTGAGTTCATCGAGGCAGCGATCGCCGAATCTGGCGAGATAACCCTGATACAAAGGCCCGAGAGCGGGGTGAGCAATGCTGGCAGCGTGGCTCCTCGGCACATCCCCGGTGGCCAGGAGTTCGGTCAGAGCTTCATCCTCGGCGACAACCTCGGCCATCTCCCTAACCCGCTTGGCCGGTTCGGCGCTGATGATCCCCCCTTCTCCGGAAAGGAGGTCGTTCTGCAGGGTTTCGTTGCCGTCACCACACCAGGTCGCCATCACCTTGCGCAACAGCCCGTAGAAGACCATGGCAAAGAAATCGTTTACCAGCGGT
This region includes:
- a CDS encoding AMP-binding protein, giving the protein MNIAEILQKQARERGEAPAIIDVRCGSDRTTTFAGLEGAAARGASLLMARGLTPGETVLVFLPMSAELYIALMALFRLGMTAMFIDPSAGREHIERCCAIRAPAALIASPRAHLLRLVIPALRCIPHHFSMGGFIPATTPWNHSNRMSPRTAITICAPETPALITFTSGSTGQPKAAVRSHGFLLEQHRVLERAIHLTPGATDLTTLPIFVLANLASGVTSLIPDADLRRPGEIRPARVLRQIDRFCPTSLAASPAFVDRLCAGVLAARPTIPGFRHVFTGGAPVFPDHLERFAATFPGAEIVAVYGSTEAEPIAHIARNELSNEEMSAMASGAGLLTGKPVVEIRAVVIAATWGVPLEAMGRDEFVARSLPSGASGEIVVSGGHVLQGYLNGVGDGETKFSVEGRVWHRTGDWGYFDARGRLWLLGRASAVIRDERGELHPFAVECAARNIQGVERAALVARNRRRILFVQRRRRASVDMEALHTALKWADLDEVRMLRAIPLDKRHNAKVDYTRLR
- a CDS encoding arylesterase, whose translation is MFKGPLFRGTALALCLLFLLAACRQDPKLSPLPEDAVVLAFGDSLTFGTGAKRDESYPAVLSRLIGRRVVNAGVPGEVTAEGLARLPRVLEESRPALLILCLGGNDFLRRLDEKRARDHLRAMVRLARSQGVEVVLIAVPKLGFGLQIPDFFRQMAEKEEVLLDEKTLEKVFSDAALKSDPIHPNAAGYRQIAESLAKLLRRSGAI
- a CDS encoding heavy metal translocating P-type ATPase, coding for MKDPVCGMTVSAEESAGTVEHQGKNFYFCSERCRDRFTADPDRYLEGTDEKSARPGESSREYTCPMHPEIVQIGPGDCPKCGMDLEPKEASLEEEGESSELKDMSRRFLVSLVLTLPVFALAMSEMIPGLKVQELLSTKVQSWIQCLLATPVVLWGGAIFFRRGWKSLVQRHLNMFTLISIGTGVAYVYSLAALLFPGAFPPSFRGPEGDVAVYFEAAAVIITLVLLGQVLELRARRATSGAIRALLGLAPKTARRVGEDGSEEDIPLDEVEKGNRLRVRPGEKVPVDGVLMEGSSSIDESMISGEPLPVKKGKGDAVTGGTLNKSGTFIMTAERVGRETMLAQIVRMVSAAQRSRAPIQGLADKVAGWFVPAVVGVSILTFILWSLFGPEPRLAHALVNAVAVLIIACPCALGLATPMSIMVGTGRGATSGVLIKNAEALETMEKIDTLVVDKTGTLTEGKPKLTAVRVQGDFSGDDLLRLAASLEQGSEHPLAESIVDAAKEKGVQLTSPDEFASVTGKGVTGKIDGRKVAVGNLKLLHELSIDPGDLPDQAETLRRKGATAMFVAIDGAPAGLLAVADPIKDSTFGAIKELQKMGLRVVMLTGDSETTARAVARELGIDDLEAEVSPDRKIEVVKALQEEGRIVAMAGDGINDAPALAQAHVGIAMGSGTEVAMESAGITLVKGDLNGIVKAVKLSRATLGNIRQNLFFAFVYNALGIPVAAGLLYPFFGLLLSPMIAAAAMSLSSVSVVANALRLRHREL
- a CDS encoding DUF2784 domain-containing protein; the protein is MFFRFLADLIVVIHLLFILLVVFGGLLVWWRRYLIWLHLPAVIWGVGIELLGGVCPLTPLEVRLREGAAQQGYQGGFIEHYLIPIIYPLEMTRSVQIGLGLAVLVVNLAIYAWIWRRRRSG
- a CDS encoding DUF3419 family protein; its protein translation is MQSEAARHADFSLIRYAQCWEDADILLAGLDIRPGDTCLAIASAGDNALAMLAAGAGRVIALDLNPAQLACLELRVAAYRQLSHLELLELVGSRPSRRRNELYRRCRPLLSSACRDFWDAQPAAIASGIGGAGKFERYFALFRQRLLPLVHSRATVSALLAGGEASIREKFYRKKWDTWRWRLLFQVFFSRLVMGRMGRDPSFFRYVEGNVAQRILTRTRHALTALDPADNPYLQWILTGYHATALPYALRPENFEVIRANLHRLEWRCQPLEAFLDEEGDQAIDRYNLSDIFEYMSEENYHHLLEKLHRAGRAGGRLAYWNMLAPRSRPQAMADRLHPLKPEAEKLFSQDKAFFYSAFVIEEIL
- a CDS encoding endonuclease: MIAHRTSLAFLVLALLLATPSFSASTPGNTSNSSFNKAKKTLLRDVYADHLRTFYCDSGFDSKGRVTHSSGYRAKKEGKRARRLEWEHIVPAQAFGQSFTEWRQGDPACVDRKGKSFKGRNCAEKMNLTYRYMQADMHNLVPAIGEVNGLRSNYSFAMIPGEKRRFGSCDMEIESKKAEPPPEVRGDIARTYFYMEAAYPGRGIIGNKCRKMFEAWNKGDPVDAWECERSQKVAVLQGNGNPFVGGACQEAGL